From one Streptomyces sp. N50 genomic stretch:
- a CDS encoding sigma-70 family RNA polymerase sigma factor — protein MDGRQWRSTIAAAQAGDRRALDELVAGWLPLVYNVVGRALNGHADVDDVVQETMLRAVDHLGSLRDPDSFRSWLVAIAMRQIRDRARRRKSPDQLPDGLPGDAADFAELTVLRLQLEGQRREVAEAVRWLDDEDRQLLSLWWLEVGGELTRRELASALGISRQHAAVRVQRMKERLETARGVVRALDGACPDLRDLTARWDGRRDSVWRKRLARHLRGCAYCGDPRESVVPAERLLVGIALVPLPLGFTLSLAFGAKTAAAAAGVAGAAFGVGASGVGGVAGAGGVTGAAGFAGSVGASGVAGSAGAAGVAGAAGAVGSAGAVGSAGAVGAAGSVGSAGAAGTVGAAGASGIGGAAGAAGASGVGGSAGAAGASGVAGSAGASGAAGSAGVAGSAGAPAGWSAKLLGVLTKPAVAVAAGATIAAGGVYVVTQSPNDPPPKALTPTAAATAPGPGTGTPTTVPPSRSASASVSPSASPSPSKTATGPYGSVVDAVDRAPDPSTPPAALPHRPASGVTSTGGAHATMNHRGDNVTLSGQGYVLVRWQISPQYRNGALVMPSWTALKGKLFHVASGGGRRMDDPVSPTDTTATGMGSSTTGYDVLPTGTQQMWQNEYFYVDGRVTLTVNERGADYGLNVFPTTWDAVEQDITTGPTQGATRYGLTRDTGKDDAPVPQYVTRSTPADPATVAQESRV, from the coding sequence ATGGACGGGCGGCAGTGGCGCTCCACCATCGCGGCGGCGCAGGCCGGTGACCGGCGGGCACTGGACGAACTGGTCGCGGGCTGGCTGCCGTTGGTCTACAACGTGGTCGGCCGCGCCCTCAACGGCCATGCCGACGTGGACGACGTGGTCCAGGAGACGATGCTCCGCGCCGTCGACCACCTCGGCTCGCTCCGCGACCCCGACAGCTTCCGCTCCTGGCTGGTGGCGATCGCCATGCGCCAGATACGGGACCGGGCACGCCGCCGGAAGTCCCCCGACCAACTGCCGGACGGGCTACCGGGAGACGCCGCCGACTTCGCCGAACTCACCGTCCTGCGGCTCCAGTTGGAGGGCCAGCGGCGCGAGGTCGCGGAGGCGGTGCGTTGGCTCGACGACGAGGACCGCCAACTCCTCTCCCTGTGGTGGCTGGAGGTCGGGGGCGAACTCACCCGCCGCGAACTGGCGTCGGCGCTCGGCATCAGCCGCCAGCACGCGGCGGTCCGCGTCCAGCGCATGAAGGAACGCCTGGAGACCGCCCGGGGTGTCGTCCGCGCCCTCGACGGCGCCTGCCCCGACCTCCGCGACCTCACCGCCCGCTGGGACGGCCGCCGCGACTCGGTCTGGCGCAAACGCCTGGCCCGGCACCTGCGCGGCTGCGCCTACTGCGGCGACCCCCGCGAGTCCGTCGTACCGGCGGAACGCCTCCTCGTCGGCATCGCCCTCGTCCCGCTCCCACTCGGCTTCACGCTGTCGCTGGCCTTCGGGGCGAAGACGGCGGCGGCTGCGGCGGGGGTCGCCGGGGCTGCCTTTGGGGTTGGGGCGAGTGGGGTGGGCGGGGTTGCGGGTGCCGGTGGGGTGACTGGTGCGGCGGGGTTCGCGGGCTCGGTGGGTGCGTCTGGTGTTGCCGGTTCCGCCGGGGCGGCCGGGGTTGCGGGTGCTGCGGGTGCCGTCGGTTCCGCGGGCGCGGTCGGCTCGGCGGGAGCCGTAGGAGCGGCGGGTTCCGTGGGCTCGGCGGGAGCGGCCGGGACCGTCGGCGCGGCGGGAGCTTCAGGCATCGGAGGGGCGGCAGGGGCCGCTGGTGCGTCCGGCGTCGGAGGTTCGGCAGGGGCTGCGGGCGCGTCCGGCGTCGCGGGTTCGGCGGGAGCTTCCGGAGCGGCAGGCTCCGCCGGAGTCGCCGGTTCGGCCGGTGCTCCCGCCGGCTGGTCCGCCAAGCTGCTCGGGGTGCTGACCAAGCCGGCCGTCGCCGTGGCGGCGGGCGCGACGATAGCCGCGGGCGGCGTCTACGTCGTCACCCAGTCCCCGAACGACCCACCCCCGAAGGCCCTCACCCCCACCGCCGCGGCCACCGCACCCGGCCCCGGAACCGGCACCCCGACGACCGTGCCCCCGTCACGATCCGCGTCCGCGTCCGTGTCCCCGTCTGCCTCCCCCTCCCCGTCGAAGACGGCCACCGGCCCCTACGGCTCGGTCGTCGACGCCGTGGACCGGGCGCCGGACCCCAGTACCCCGCCCGCGGCGCTCCCGCACCGCCCCGCCTCCGGCGTCACCAGCACCGGCGGCGCGCACGCCACGATGAACCATCGCGGGGACAACGTGACGCTCAGCGGCCAGGGTTACGTCCTCGTCCGCTGGCAGATCTCGCCGCAGTACCGCAACGGCGCGCTGGTCATGCCGAGTTGGACCGCCCTGAAGGGCAAGCTGTTCCACGTGGCCTCGGGCGGCGGCCGCCGTATGGACGACCCGGTCAGCCCCACCGACACCACCGCCACCGGCATGGGCAGCTCCACCACCGGCTACGACGTCCTGCCCACCGGCACCCAACAGATGTGGCAGAACGAGTACTTCTACGTCGACGGCAGAGTCACCCTCACCGTCAACGAACGCGGCGCCGACTACGGCCTCAACGTCTTCCCCACCACCTGGGACGCCGTGGAGCAGGACATCACCACCGGCCCCACCCAGGGCGCGACCCGCTACGGCCTGACCCGCGACACCGGAAAGGACGACGCCCCGGTACCCCAGTACGTCACCCGCAGTACTCCGGCCGACCCGGCGACCGTGGCTCAGGAGTCCCGGGTGTAG
- a CDS encoding nitroreductase family protein, with the protein MPDDSSSTRRTATAATVMPAVRHRLDLTRPVPRQLLKECVDLAVQASTGRNRQRGHFVIVADPERRAALAEVWRAGVSTPGVSDPELHARCPREASRGLF; encoded by the coding sequence GTGCCCGACGACTCGTCGAGCACGCGGCGGACGGCGACGGCGGCCACCGTGATGCCGGCCGTCCGTCACCGCCTCGACCTCACCCGGCCCGTGCCCCGTCAACTCCTCAAAGAATGCGTCGACTTGGCGGTACAGGCGTCGACCGGACGCAACCGTCAGCGCGGGCACTTCGTCATCGTCGCCGACCCGGAGCGGCGGGCCGCCCTCGCGGAGGTGTGGCGGGCCGGGGTGAGCACGCCGGGTGTCTCCGATCCCGAGCTTCATGCCCGCTGCCCGCGAGAAGCCTCTAGGGGATTGTTTTGA
- a CDS encoding alginate lyase family protein: protein MATSARKPTNKHRLTRRGLFTLGGGVAAAGVVGGGIAAFSGGGADAAQTGTATAVGTATARPQALVHPGMLHNAGDLHRAKVRVAARKDPWLKGWTRLTDNRHSASTWVPRPQAVVVRGGTGQNYVTMYNDIHAAYQNALRWKIGGTKANGDTAVAILNAWSATLTSVNGNADRFLAAGIYGYQFANAAELVRDHPRFEFARFKKMMRTVFTPMNTDFLTRHNTANITNYWANWDLCNVASLMATGILCDDRVTFQRAVTYMKSGAGNGSFRHAIPFVYAGQNLAQWQESGRDQGHTMMGMGLMGAICEMAWNQDVDLYGYLDNRFMKAAEYVAKYNLGAAVPFTTYGWRSGQGNGKYMEQPVISDIARGAVRPVWEILYNHYARRRRLSTPFITLMAEKVRAEGGGGDYGPNSGGFDQLGFGTLLYSK from the coding sequence ATGGCCACCAGCGCACGCAAGCCCACCAACAAGCACCGCCTCACCCGCCGGGGCCTCTTCACCCTCGGCGGCGGAGTCGCGGCGGCGGGAGTGGTCGGCGGCGGGATCGCCGCGTTCTCCGGGGGAGGGGCGGACGCCGCGCAGACCGGTACAGCCACCGCAGTCGGCACCGCCACCGCCCGCCCGCAGGCCCTCGTGCACCCGGGCATGCTGCACAACGCCGGCGACCTGCACCGCGCCAAGGTCCGCGTCGCCGCCCGCAAGGACCCCTGGCTGAAGGGCTGGACGCGGCTCACCGACAACCGCCATTCCGCGAGCACGTGGGTACCCCGCCCGCAGGCCGTCGTCGTACGCGGAGGCACCGGCCAGAACTACGTCACGATGTACAACGACATCCACGCCGCCTACCAGAACGCCCTGCGCTGGAAGATCGGCGGCACGAAGGCCAACGGCGACACCGCCGTCGCCATCCTCAACGCCTGGTCGGCCACGCTCACTTCGGTCAACGGCAACGCCGACCGCTTCCTGGCCGCCGGCATCTACGGCTACCAGTTCGCGAACGCCGCCGAACTCGTCCGCGACCACCCGCGGTTTGAGTTCGCCCGCTTCAAGAAGATGATGCGCACGGTGTTCACGCCGATGAACACCGACTTCCTCACCCGCCACAACACCGCCAACATCACTAATTACTGGGCGAACTGGGACCTCTGCAACGTCGCGTCCCTCATGGCGACCGGCATCCTCTGCGACGACCGCGTCACCTTCCAGCGCGCGGTCACCTACATGAAGTCCGGCGCGGGCAACGGCTCGTTCAGGCACGCCATCCCCTTCGTCTACGCCGGCCAGAACCTCGCCCAGTGGCAGGAGAGCGGCCGCGACCAGGGCCACACGATGATGGGCATGGGCCTCATGGGCGCGATCTGCGAGATGGCCTGGAACCAGGACGTGGACCTCTACGGCTACCTCGACAACCGCTTCATGAAGGCCGCCGAGTACGTCGCCAAGTACAACCTCGGCGCGGCCGTGCCCTTCACGACCTACGGCTGGCGCAGCGGTCAGGGCAACGGCAAGTACATGGAACAGCCTGTGATCTCCGACATAGCCCGGGGCGCCGTTCGCCCGGTTTGGGAGATTCTGTACAACCACTACGCCCGCCGACGGCGCCTTTCCACCCCGTTCATCACCCTCATGGCTGAGAAGGTGCGTGCGGAGGGCGGTGGCGGCGACTACGGCCCGAACAGCGGCGGTTTCGACCAACTGGGCTTCGGGACGCTGCTGTACAGCAAGTGA
- a CDS encoding RNA polymerase sigma factor: MKRSRERAASELFAAVYPRLAGWCRRLVDDDETAHEIASEAFTRLWARWTKVAEPRGFLYVTAANLVRDHWRKLERERRAVRRVTTEEAIRPPTEQTDPSVRLLVQSLPERLRVPILLHYYADMPIREVSVLTGRKEGTIKADLHAARELLRAHLRRSLDHTL; encoded by the coding sequence TTGAAACGGTCCCGCGAGAGGGCAGCGTCCGAACTGTTCGCCGCCGTCTACCCGCGCCTCGCCGGCTGGTGCCGCCGTCTCGTCGACGACGACGAGACGGCGCACGAGATCGCCTCCGAGGCGTTCACCCGGCTCTGGGCCCGGTGGACGAAGGTGGCGGAACCCCGCGGCTTCCTCTACGTCACCGCGGCCAATCTCGTCCGGGACCACTGGCGCAAACTGGAGCGCGAGCGGCGGGCCGTGCGCCGGGTCACCACCGAGGAGGCGATCCGCCCGCCGACCGAACAGACCGACCCCTCCGTACGGCTGCTCGTGCAGTCGCTGCCCGAACGACTGCGCGTCCCGATCCTCCTGCACTACTACGCTGACATGCCGATCCGGGAGGTGTCCGTGCTGACCGGACGCAAGGAAGGAACCATCAAGGCCGACCTCCACGCGGCCCGCGAACTGCTCCGCGCCCATCTGAGGAGAAGCCTTGACCACACACTTTGA
- a CDS encoding helix-turn-helix domain-containing protein: MWCVTSDVTDQTNSMFLADCRARLAFDLLGNTWNCVVIWALRHGPRRPGELRGLIGGISQKVLTETLRRLEFNGLVARRSYGGSPPRVEYELTALGRTLLDPIDAFGAWAFAHGDEVMAAQDDYTRDS; encoded by the coding sequence ATGTGGTGCGTGACCTCAGACGTGACGGACCAGACGAACTCGATGTTTCTCGCCGACTGTCGGGCCCGGCTCGCCTTCGATCTGTTGGGCAACACCTGGAACTGCGTGGTGATTTGGGCGCTACGGCACGGGCCTCGTCGGCCGGGTGAGCTGCGCGGGCTGATCGGCGGGATCAGCCAGAAGGTGTTGACGGAGACGCTGCGGCGGCTGGAGTTCAACGGGCTCGTGGCGCGGCGGTCGTACGGTGGTTCGCCGCCCCGTGTGGAGTACGAACTCACCGCGCTGGGGCGGACGTTGCTCGACCCGATCGACGCGTTCGGGGCGTGGGCGTTCGCGCACGGGGACGAGGTCATGGCCGCGCAGGACGACTACACCCGGGACTCCTGA
- a CDS encoding serine hydrolase domain-containing protein, whose translation MRPRRRTTVLTASLVLALAAGPLAAPAFAAPPSATARRTTAPDAEALRAALTGLPNSDATAALVRVGGTDGTWRGSSGVHDLESGAAADPDARFRAGSTTKIVTAATVLRLAARGQVDLDAPIQHYLPGLLTKAFEPVSVRQLLNHTSGIQAGDGFGNAFEDQYAHRFDTLTTRQVVASAVAKGPEFRPGEQQDYLNINYTILGLLIERVTGHSYASEATRLVLHPAGMRDTYFPGTDPRIRGPHNHGYQLVQQADGTPEFVDVTDWNQADRSAAGDMISTTADLERLITSLFRGRIVPDPQLREMFTVPAGIEGASYSAGLQRFEYGGKVYWLKSGSRYGYSAVVLATRDLSRTLVYSVNSTDAKGESMNAVAERIALAALK comes from the coding sequence ATGCGCCCCCGCCGTCGCACCACCGTCCTCACCGCCTCCCTCGTACTCGCCCTCGCGGCAGGCCCGTTGGCCGCTCCCGCGTTCGCCGCGCCCCCGTCGGCCACCGCACGGCGGACGACCGCGCCGGACGCCGAAGCACTGCGCGCCGCGCTCACCGGGCTCCCGAACTCCGACGCGACGGCGGCTCTCGTACGGGTGGGCGGCACCGACGGGACCTGGCGCGGCAGTTCGGGCGTGCACGACCTGGAGAGCGGCGCGGCCGCCGACCCCGACGCGCGCTTCCGGGCGGGTTCGACGACGAAGATCGTGACGGCGGCGACCGTGCTGCGGCTCGCGGCACGGGGGCAGGTCGACCTGGACGCCCCCATCCAGCACTACCTCCCGGGGCTCCTCACCAAGGCCTTCGAGCCCGTCTCCGTACGGCAGTTGCTGAACCACACCAGCGGCATCCAGGCCGGCGACGGCTTCGGGAACGCCTTCGAGGACCAGTACGCGCACCGCTTCGACACCCTCACGACGAGGCAGGTGGTGGCGTCGGCGGTGGCGAAGGGGCCGGAGTTCCGGCCGGGTGAGCAGCAGGACTACCTGAACATCAACTACACGATCCTCGGCCTGCTGATCGAAAGGGTGACGGGCCACTCGTACGCCTCGGAGGCCACCCGGCTCGTCCTTCACCCGGCGGGCATGCGGGACACGTACTTCCCCGGCACCGACCCGCGCATCCGGGGCCCGCACAACCACGGCTACCAGCTGGTCCAACAGGCCGACGGCACACCGGAGTTCGTGGACGTCACCGACTGGAACCAGGCGGACCGCTCGGCGGCCGGCGACATGATCTCGACGACCGCCGACCTGGAGCGGCTGATCACCTCGCTGTTCCGGGGCCGGATCGTGCCGGACCCGCAGCTGCGGGAGATGTTCACGGTCCCGGCGGGCATCGAGGGCGCCAGCTACAGCGCGGGGCTCCAGCGCTTCGAGTACGGCGGCAAGGTGTACTGGCTCAAGTCGGGCTCCCGGTACGGCTACAGCGCCGTCGTCCTCGCCACCCGCGACCTGTCCCGCACCCTCGTCTACTCGGTCAACTCCACGGACGCGAAGGGCGAGTCGATGAACGCGGTGGCGGAGCGGATCGCGCTGGCTGCGCTCAAGTAG
- a CDS encoding carboxylesterase/lipase family protein — MSVLGLGLLSPIAVHALKSPPAQGSSAHSSLVVSTATGKVRGQAQTGYDAWLGIPYAATPTAAHRWTAPRPASAWSGIRDATRFSDRCAQASGWDPGYEKTITTEDCLDLNVYAPQGSRADAPVVVWIHGGGFSGGAGQDTNPRKFVQQTGAIVVTVNYRLGPLGYLNLPQLRAENANGAGNYGLLDQQAALRWVRSNIGRFGGDAGNVTIAGQSAGGSSVCDQLASPTAKGLFARAVIMSGGCALQSAAAGETQSQAFVKEIGCSTASDVLACLRAKPAAAIVAAQLKAPVRPSLGGTAFPLDPGTAVQTGNFTKVPVMLGQTNSERGLFTFQTYDYLGTPMTADQYIQAVKSTYGTNADKVIAEYPLSAYPTPGQAWTAVQNGSTSYDRQQLMARLSRWVPTYAYEFAESDTPHFTSIYRLQQQSATARDFPFGGAIHVDDLGYLWDYLGQTLPYDDDQLELSHQMITFWDHFTTTGDPNGSGTPTWPKYSAKTGELMSLKACDTAPSSNKPPAACSKVTGDFAQEHDLDFWRSLGS, encoded by the coding sequence GTGAGCGTGCTCGGCCTCGGGCTGCTGTCCCCGATCGCCGTCCACGCACTGAAGTCCCCTCCCGCACAAGGGAGTTCGGCACACTCATCCCTGGTGGTGTCCACCGCCACCGGCAAGGTCAGGGGCCAGGCCCAGACCGGATACGACGCATGGCTCGGCATCCCGTACGCCGCCACCCCCACCGCCGCCCACCGCTGGACCGCCCCTCGGCCCGCCTCCGCCTGGAGCGGCATCCGCGACGCGACCCGCTTCAGTGACCGCTGCGCCCAGGCCTCCGGCTGGGACCCCGGCTACGAGAAGACGATCACCACCGAGGACTGCCTCGACCTCAACGTCTATGCCCCGCAAGGGAGTCGGGCCGACGCCCCGGTCGTCGTGTGGATCCACGGCGGCGGTTTCTCCGGCGGCGCCGGCCAGGACACCAACCCGCGCAAGTTCGTCCAGCAGACGGGCGCGATCGTCGTCACCGTCAACTACCGCCTGGGCCCGCTCGGTTACCTCAACCTGCCCCAGCTCCGCGCCGAGAACGCCAACGGCGCCGGAAACTACGGCCTGTTGGACCAGCAGGCGGCACTGCGCTGGGTGCGGTCCAACATCGGGCGCTTCGGCGGCGACGCCGGGAACGTCACCATCGCGGGCCAGTCCGCGGGCGGCAGTTCGGTCTGCGACCAGCTCGCCTCGCCCACCGCCAAGGGCCTGTTCGCGCGGGCGGTCATCATGAGCGGCGGCTGCGCCCTCCAGTCGGCGGCGGCCGGTGAGACGCAGAGCCAGGCCTTCGTCAAGGAGATCGGCTGCTCCACCGCCTCCGACGTCCTCGCCTGCCTGCGCGCCAAACCGGCCGCCGCGATCGTCGCCGCCCAACTGAAGGCCCCGGTCCGCCCGTCCCTAGGCGGCACGGCCTTCCCGCTCGATCCGGGAACGGCCGTACAGACCGGCAACTTCACCAAGGTCCCGGTCATGCTCGGCCAGACCAACAGCGAACGCGGCCTGTTCACCTTCCAGACCTACGACTACCTCGGCACGCCGATGACCGCCGACCAGTACATCCAGGCCGTGAAGTCGACGTACGGCACCAACGCCGACAAGGTCATCGCCGAGTACCCGCTCTCCGCCTATCCCACCCCGGGCCAGGCCTGGACCGCCGTCCAGAACGGCTCGACCTCCTACGACCGCCAACAGCTGATGGCACGGCTGTCGAGGTGGGTGCCGACGTACGCCTACGAGTTCGCCGAGAGCGACACCCCGCACTTCACCTCGATCTACCGCCTCCAGCAACAGAGCGCCACGGCACGGGACTTCCCCTTCGGTGGTGCCATCCACGTCGACGACCTCGGCTACCTCTGGGACTACCTCGGCCAGACCCTGCCGTACGACGACGACCAACTGGAGCTGTCCCACCAGATGATCACCTTCTGGGACCACTTCACCACAACGGGCGACCCGAACGGCTCCGGCACCCCGACCTGGCCGAAGTACAGCGCCAAGACAGGGGAGTTGATGTCCCTGAAGGCCTGCGACACGGCACCGTCGAGCAACAAGCCCCCGGCGGCCTGCTCCAAGGTCACAGGGGACTTCGCGCAGGAGCACGACCTGGACTTCTGGCGGAGCCTCGGGTCGTAG